From a single Sorghum bicolor cultivar BTx623 chromosome 5, Sorghum_bicolor_NCBIv3, whole genome shotgun sequence genomic region:
- the LOC8076908 gene encoding ankyrin repeat protein SKIP35, which produces MEVDRRKNLQIGSKGKEEVQSKNQRREEPLASSEVDMDEPEAAESGDMVVDGNNGSSKESPVPPMDSKNSKGCAAKKRRSVSADFGAELDLDLGNGEESGAQQEERKLSRQDRVELCRSFQHAVSSHDWESAEGLVGMADAQGLNDVLCVAVDAIWFLSDKDELLAIVGLIRRIVSEGAKDFTRAALRTSFLASCVSACRGRSTSLADAVSFMGQKLHERLQESQGDEVLKAEASAKVHRFTEWALKCIGLHSRVRENRGKGNHDTVIEVQLQLSAFKTFLDLADNELTGKDFTEAFDAACFPLTLFSTTFDQGWASGISAAAVQGLLELLVEGGADNVNQCFLEAARYGSTELVRILLQIAQRNSLDIDVDLALGFAAHYGKIETMGCLVEEGNAVGFLGPLMRAAERGCLQVVEWFVNHGCREMELCLALTAATSSSQIAVAAYLLPLVPQHVLAPLSIEIIKAAGERSTGSLHGVDFLLRSDFLNDPAATYAVADSIARCTDEAVDAKLRSFMNEHWSEAAFSAGFESAQQHFVNFMRIMERGESPIRLGDLPLELVIAMAYLPLYKECMNSIGRLLPQRLRGQLVEAASRLEDRQVERDSQSRELLAILEHHIPRFMTQT; this is translated from the exons ATGGAAGTGGACAGAAGGAAGAATTTGCAG ATTGGATCCAAGGGGAAGGAGGAGGTTCAGAGCAAGAATCAGAGGCGGGAGGAGCCGCTGGCATCGTCGGAGGTGGACATGGATGAGCCAGAGGCTGCCGAGAGCGGCGACATGGTTGTTGATGGCAACAATGGCAGCTCCAAAGAGAGCCCCGTGCCACCCATGGATTCCAAGAACTCCAAGGGCTGTGCGGCCAAGAAGCGGAGATCCGTGAGCGCCGACTTTGGGGCGGAGCTGGACTTGGACCTTGGCAATGGGGAGGAGAGTGGGGCACAGCAGGAGGAGAGGAAGCTCTCTAGGCAGGACCGGGTTGAGCTTTGCAGGTCGTTCCAGCACGCAGTCAGCTCCCATGATTGGGAGAGCGCAGAGGGGCTGGTAGGAATGGCCGATGCACAAGGGCTCAACGATGTGCTCTGCGTGGCTGTGGATGCGATTTGGTTCTTGAGTGACAAGGACGAGCTCCTTGCTATTGTGGGGTTGATCAGGAGGATTGTGTCTGAGGGCGCAAAGGATTTTACCCGTGCTGCGCTCCGGACATCATTCCTCGCATCGTGCGTATCAGCATGTAGGGGACGGTCGACTAGCCTTGCTGATGCAGTGAGCTTCATGGGTCAGAA ATTGCATGAACGACTCCAAGAATCCCAAGGTGATGAGGTATTGAAAGCAGAAGCAAGTGCAAAGGTGCACAGGTTTACAGAATGGGCTCTAAAGTGTATCGGGCTGCATTCGCGTGTTCGAGAGAATAGGGGCAAAGGAAACCATGACACTGTCATCGAGGTTCAACTTCAGTTGTCTGCTTTCAAGACATTTCTTGATCTTGCTGATAATGAGCTTACTGGGAAGGATTTTACGGAGGCTTTTGATGCTGCATGCTTCCCTCTTACACTCTTTTCAACCACCTTCGACCAAGGATGGGCGTCAGGAATATCAGCAGCTGCAGTACAagggcttttagagttgttggtAGAGGGTGGTGCAGACAATGTAAACCAATGCTTTCTTGAAGCTGCACGCTATGGCAGCACTGAGCTTGTCCGGATCTTACTTCAG ATTGCTCAAAGGAACAGCTTGGACATTGATGTGGATCTAGCCCTTGGCTTTGCTGCTCACTATGGGAAGATAGAAACCATGGGATGCTTGGTTGAAGAAGGTAATGCTGTTGGCTTTCTTGGCCCTTTGATGCGTGCTGCTGAACGTGGATGCCTCCAAGTTGTGGAATGGTTTGTCAACCACGGGTGTCGAGAAATGGAGCTTTGTCTAGCTCTTACTGCTGCCACCTCTAGTAGCCAGATTGCAGTTGCTGCTTATCTTCTTCCTCTTGTCCCGCAACATGTTCTTGCCCCCCTCAGCATCGAGATTATCAAGGCTGCTGGTGAGAGGAGTACAGGTTCCCTGCATGGTGTCGATTTTCTTCTCCGTTCAGATTTCCTCAATGACCCAGCTGCCACATATGCTGTGGCAGACAGTATTGCAAGATGTACCGATGAAGCTGTGGATGCAAAGCTTAGGTCTTTCATGAATGAGCATTGGAGCGAGGCAGCTTTTTCTGCAGGATTTGAATCTGCACAACAGCACTTTGTTAATTTCATGAGGATAATGGAAAGGGGGGAATCACCAATCCGCCTAGGGGACCTACCTCTTGAGCTGGTAATTGCCATGGCCTACCTGCCACTCTATAAGGAATGTATGAATTCCATTGGGCGACTTTTGCCTCAAAGGCTTAGAGGTCAGCTTGTGGAGGCTGCAAGCAGGCTCGAGGATCGGCAAGTGGAAAGGGATAGCCAAAGCAGAGAACTCTTGGCCATCTTGGAGCACCACATCCCACGATTCATGACCCAAACTTGA